One window of Mesorhizobium sp. WSM4904 genomic DNA carries:
- a CDS encoding extracellular solute-binding protein: MKSNRLAASLGAAFVLTASVSTAALAQAPVCSAPVKVLAQPRDGLTLLEDSKDEFKKLSGAGFQIDYLNENDRRAKSRADASTVGNYNVYYVDEANVALFASSGWIAPLADYYPAEYDFADFDPGRQKVATYDGKVWFAPLTGGGDLMVYRKDVLEAAGIQPPKTLDELIADVAKLNDPDKGMYGIALRGARGSGANVWRWMPFFKAYGGKWFDGDKPAFNSDAAVKATETYLKLFKDSAPGTQTGSWDESTGAFLSGQVAILVESTPLSGMAVDPKTSQVVGKVGFLPPPSPLPGGGYGHGLAIGTKANPDDASKKCAGLFIAWATSKENEKRRLDAHQFGELNRTSILSSKEFADIYGADLGQALADTGKVTAVNFWQDPRWPDLGDRWGIILEELVTGTRTDIKGGLNELDAYADELVKKK; this comes from the coding sequence ATGAAATCAAATCGGCTCGCTGCCAGCCTCGGCGCAGCGTTCGTGCTTACCGCTTCCGTATCCACCGCGGCACTCGCGCAGGCGCCGGTCTGCTCGGCACCGGTCAAGGTGCTGGCGCAGCCGCGCGACGGGCTGACGCTTCTGGAGGACTCCAAGGACGAGTTCAAGAAGCTCTCCGGCGCCGGCTTCCAGATCGATTACCTCAACGAGAATGACCGCCGCGCCAAGTCGCGCGCCGACGCCTCCACGGTCGGCAACTACAACGTCTACTATGTCGACGAGGCCAATGTCGCGCTGTTCGCCTCGTCCGGCTGGATCGCGCCGCTGGCCGACTATTATCCGGCCGAGTACGACTTCGCCGACTTCGACCCGGGCCGCCAGAAGGTGGCCACCTATGACGGCAAGGTCTGGTTCGCGCCGCTGACCGGCGGCGGCGACCTGATGGTCTACCGCAAGGACGTGCTGGAGGCCGCCGGCATCCAGCCGCCGAAGACGCTCGATGAACTTATCGCCGATGTGGCGAAGCTGAACGATCCGGACAAGGGCATGTACGGCATCGCACTGCGCGGCGCGCGCGGCTCGGGCGCCAATGTCTGGCGCTGGATGCCTTTCTTCAAAGCCTATGGCGGCAAATGGTTCGACGGCGACAAGCCGGCTTTCAATTCGGACGCGGCTGTGAAGGCGACCGAGACTTATCTCAAGCTGTTTAAGGACTCGGCCCCCGGCACGCAGACCGGCAGCTGGGATGAATCGACCGGCGCCTTCCTCTCCGGCCAGGTCGCCATCCTCGTCGAATCGACGCCGCTGTCGGGCATGGCGGTCGATCCGAAGACCTCGCAGGTGGTCGGCAAGGTCGGCTTCCTGCCGCCGCCTTCGCCGCTGCCTGGCGGTGGCTACGGTCACGGCCTCGCCATCGGCACCAAGGCCAATCCGGACGACGCCTCGAAGAAGTGCGCCGGCCTGTTCATCGCCTGGGCGACGTCGAAAGAGAACGAGAAGCGCCGGCTCGACGCGCACCAGTTCGGCGAGCTCAACCGCACCAGCATCCTCTCCAGCAAGGAATTCGCCGACATCTACGGCGCCGATCTCGGCCAGGCGCTGGCCGACACCGGCAAGGTCACGGCGGTGAACTTCTGGCAGGATCCGCGCTGGCCCGATCTCGGCGACCGCTGGGGCATCATCCTCGAGGAGCTGGTCACCGGCACCCGCACCGACATCAAGGGCGGTCTCAACGAGCTCGATGCCTATGCCGACGAGCTGGTGAAGAAGAAGTAA
- a CDS encoding sugar ABC transporter permease has protein sequence MRRRSSLPVTFLVPTFVILLVLSMVPTLYAIVIALQNRELSAPGYSWVWFSNFADLFLDRRFLNAVWVSVKWEIVTVVATMVVAIGLGVLMFEVASPRLRNVYCLLFIIPVLLPRVSAAFVWKFAYHPLYGIATYPYRLITGGLIFDPLSKASTALFAVASVDVWQWGLFFAVIVLKLLETLPPQPIEAARLDHAKRWQIHAYVTLPMLKAPLISLMFVKMIESLRSFDLIYVMTRGGPGVATETLDMYAFSQGFIESGKVSYASAMAVLMMIATVITFTFLWKRVQA, from the coding sequence ATGCGCCGACGCTCTTCCCTGCCCGTCACCTTTCTCGTTCCCACATTCGTCATCCTGCTCGTGCTGTCGATGGTGCCGACGCTCTACGCCATCGTGATTGCCCTGCAGAACCGCGAATTGAGCGCGCCTGGCTATTCCTGGGTCTGGTTCTCGAACTTCGCCGACCTCTTTCTCGACCGCCGCTTCCTCAACGCCGTGTGGGTTTCGGTGAAGTGGGAGATCGTCACCGTCGTGGCGACGATGGTGGTGGCGATCGGGCTCGGCGTGCTGATGTTCGAAGTTGCCTCGCCACGCCTGCGCAACGTCTACTGCCTGCTGTTCATCATTCCGGTGCTGTTGCCGCGTGTCTCGGCGGCTTTCGTGTGGAAGTTCGCCTATCACCCGCTTTACGGCATCGCCACCTATCCCTACCGGCTGATCACCGGCGGGCTGATCTTCGACCCGCTCTCCAAGGCCTCGACAGCGCTGTTCGCCGTCGCCTCGGTCGACGTCTGGCAATGGGGCCTGTTCTTCGCCGTCATCGTGCTGAAGCTCCTGGAGACCTTGCCGCCACAGCCGATCGAGGCGGCGCGGCTCGACCATGCGAAGCGCTGGCAGATCCATGCCTACGTGACCTTGCCGATGCTCAAGGCGCCGCTGATCAGCCTGATGTTCGTCAAGATGATCGAATCGCTGCGCTCCTTCGACCTCATCTATGTGATGACGCGCGGCGGACCGGGCGTCGCGACGGAGACGCTCGACATGTACGCCTTCTCGCAGGGCTTCATCGAGTCCGGCAAGGTCTCCTATGCCTCGGCCATGGCGGTGCTGATGATGATTGCGACCGTCATCACCTTCACCTTCCTGTGGAAGCGGGTGCAGGCATGA
- a CDS encoding carbohydrate ABC transporter permease: MRPYPIRPGRLIAKAILALAGFLAVFPLVWTALNALKNNVDIITRVPRLVFTPTLANIGYILGRDSVLTGLYNSVVACGSAVLIGVALGLPAAYAVARYPNRFAGDIQFFVLSLRFLPPVAVAIPLMVIWLQVGLYDTLPALIVTYSLLTISVIMWLAIPAFQGVPKEIEEAAFVDGYGAYSVFWRIALPVAARSLAGAIAFSFVLVWNEFLIALMLSSSNAKTLPIVASELSQQGMNVPWGILNASVVLLSLPPLLFLGVLSGFLNSVFRQKKS; this comes from the coding sequence ATGAGGCCATATCCGATACGACCGGGCCGCCTGATCGCCAAGGCCATCCTGGCGCTGGCAGGATTCCTGGCAGTGTTCCCGCTTGTCTGGACGGCGCTCAACGCGCTGAAGAACAATGTCGACATCATCACGCGGGTTCCGCGCCTGGTGTTCACGCCGACGCTTGCCAACATCGGTTACATCCTCGGCCGCGACAGCGTGCTGACCGGGCTCTACAACTCCGTCGTCGCCTGCGGCTCGGCCGTGCTGATCGGCGTCGCGCTCGGCCTACCGGCGGCCTATGCGGTGGCGCGCTATCCCAACCGCTTCGCCGGCGACATCCAGTTCTTCGTGCTGTCGCTGCGCTTCCTGCCGCCGGTGGCGGTGGCCATCCCGTTGATGGTGATCTGGCTTCAGGTCGGTCTCTACGACACTTTGCCGGCGCTCATCGTCACCTATTCGCTGCTCACCATCTCGGTGATCATGTGGCTGGCGATCCCCGCCTTCCAGGGTGTGCCCAAGGAGATCGAGGAAGCGGCCTTCGTGGATGGCTATGGTGCCTACTCGGTGTTCTGGCGGATTGCGCTTCCCGTCGCGGCGCGCTCGCTCGCCGGCGCCATCGCCTTCAGCTTCGTGCTGGTGTGGAACGAGTTCCTGATCGCGCTGATGCTGTCGAGTTCCAACGCCAAGACCCTGCCGATCGTCGCCTCCGAGCTGTCGCAGCAAGGCATGAACGTGCCGTGGGGCATCCTCAACGCTTCGGTCGTGCTTCTGTCGCTGCCGCCGCTGCTGTTCCTCGGCGTGCTGAGCGGCTTCCTGAATTCTGTTTTCCGGCAAAAGAAAAGTTGA
- a CDS encoding NAD(P)-dependent alcohol dehydrogenase: MRALVLEKKGELSLREIALPLDVGPDDVRIAIHTVGVCGSDVHYYTHGAIGSYIVREPMVLGHEASGTIVEIGANVTSLKVGDRVCMEPGVPNLSSRATKLGIYNVDPDVRFWATPPVHGVLAPYAVHPAAFTYKLPDNVSFAEGAMVEPFAIGMQAAARARIVPGDVAVVVGCGPIGIMIALAALAGGCSKVLISDFSAPKLKIAGQYPGIAPVNIGEESLTDRVRAATDGWGADIVFEASGSPKAFANLFDLVRPGGALVLVGLPVEPVSLDVPAAISKEVRIETVFRYANIFDRALQLIASGKVDLKPLITGTYDFPDSIKAFERAAQGNPQDVKLQILLTGEKG; the protein is encoded by the coding sequence ATGCGGGCACTGGTGCTTGAGAAAAAAGGCGAACTGTCGCTGCGCGAGATCGCGCTGCCGCTCGACGTCGGGCCGGACGACGTCAGGATCGCCATCCACACGGTCGGCGTCTGCGGCAGCGATGTGCATTACTACACGCATGGCGCGATCGGCAGCTATATCGTGCGCGAGCCGATGGTGCTCGGCCACGAGGCGTCGGGAACGATCGTCGAGATCGGCGCCAATGTCACTAGCCTGAAGGTCGGCGACCGCGTCTGCATGGAGCCCGGCGTGCCGAACCTGTCGTCACGCGCGACGAAGCTCGGCATCTACAATGTCGACCCTGACGTGCGCTTCTGGGCAACGCCGCCGGTGCATGGGGTGCTTGCCCCTTATGCCGTGCATCCGGCGGCCTTCACCTACAAGCTGCCGGACAATGTGTCCTTCGCCGAGGGTGCGATGGTCGAGCCCTTCGCCATCGGCATGCAGGCGGCCGCACGGGCACGCATCGTTCCGGGCGATGTCGCCGTCGTCGTCGGCTGTGGTCCGATCGGCATCATGATTGCGTTGGCCGCGCTGGCGGGCGGCTGCTCCAAGGTTCTGATTTCCGACTTCTCCGCGCCCAAGCTCAAGATCGCGGGCCAGTATCCCGGCATCGCACCGGTCAATATCGGCGAGGAGTCGCTGACCGACAGGGTGCGGGCAGCGACCGATGGCTGGGGGGCCGACATCGTGTTCGAGGCGAGCGGCAGCCCGAAGGCCTTCGCCAATCTGTTCGATCTCGTGAGGCCCGGCGGCGCGCTGGTGCTGGTCGGACTGCCGGTCGAACCGGTCAGCCTCGACGTGCCGGCGGCGATTTCCAAGGAAGTGCGCATCGAGACGGTGTTCCGCTACGCCAACATCTTCGATCGCGCCCTGCAGCTCATTGCTTCCGGCAAGGTCGACCTCAAGCCGCTGATCACCGGCACTTATGATTTTCCAGACAGCATCAAGGCATTCGAGCGGGCGGCGCAGGGCAACCCGCAGGACGTCAAGCTGCAGATCCTGCTCACCGGCGAGAAGGGCTGA
- the ugpC gene encoding sn-glycerol-3-phosphate ABC transporter ATP-binding protein UgpC, translating to MSAITCSHVDKAYGGTTVIRDLNLAIEEHEFVVFLGPSGCGKSTLLRMLAGLEDISGGEVSIGGKVVNDLEPGDRGIAMVFQNYALYPHMTIFDNIAFGLRRQKVSAADIQKRVEAVSKTLGLEPYLGRKPTELSGGQQQRVAIARAMIKTPKVFLFDEPLSNLDAKLRNHMRVEIARLHQSLKTTTVYVTHDQLEAMTLADRIVLLKDGVIEQIGSPAEIYRCPGNMFVAGFIGTPTMNFIEVTVERSRTGWVLTGAGTVLGVDGSGFHLNHGDRAVLGIRPPDLKTAGAGAGNALQGTADLIEFHGNDALVTFGSGGKEISALVPARECPDLRAPVRYTFEEESIHLFNASTGASLRTQ from the coding sequence ATGTCCGCGATTACCTGCTCCCATGTCGACAAGGCCTATGGCGGCACGACCGTCATCCGCGACCTCAACCTTGCGATCGAGGAGCACGAATTCGTCGTGTTCCTGGGGCCTTCCGGCTGCGGCAAGTCCACCCTGCTGCGGATGCTGGCCGGCCTGGAAGACATCAGCGGCGGCGAGGTGTCGATCGGCGGCAAGGTGGTGAACGACCTCGAGCCCGGCGACCGCGGTATCGCCATGGTGTTCCAGAACTATGCGCTCTATCCGCATATGACGATCTTCGACAACATCGCCTTCGGCTTACGACGGCAGAAGGTGTCGGCGGCCGATATCCAGAAGCGGGTCGAGGCAGTGTCCAAAACGCTCGGGCTGGAACCCTATCTCGGGCGCAAGCCGACCGAACTCTCCGGCGGCCAGCAGCAGCGGGTGGCGATCGCGCGCGCCATGATCAAGACGCCGAAGGTGTTCCTGTTCGACGAGCCGCTGTCCAACCTCGACGCCAAGCTGCGCAATCATATGCGCGTCGAGATCGCCCGCCTGCACCAATCGCTGAAGACGACCACCGTCTATGTCACGCATGACCAGCTCGAAGCGATGACGCTTGCCGACCGCATCGTGCTGCTCAAGGACGGCGTGATCGAGCAGATCGGCTCGCCCGCGGAAATCTATCGCTGCCCCGGCAACATGTTCGTGGCCGGTTTCATCGGCACGCCGACCATGAATTTCATCGAGGTGACGGTCGAACGCAGCCGAACCGGCTGGGTGCTGACCGGCGCCGGAACGGTGCTTGGAGTGGACGGTTCGGGTTTCCATCTGAACCATGGCGATCGCGCCGTGCTCGGCATCCGGCCGCCCGACCTGAAGACGGCGGGTGCCGGCGCCGGCAATGCATTGCAAGGCACGGCCGACCTCATCGAATTCCACGGCAATGACGCGCTGGTGACGTTCGGCTCCGGCGGCAAGGAGATCAGCGCGCTGGTTCCGGCCCGCGAATGCCCGGACCTGCGCGCGCCCGTCCGCTACACGTTCGAGGAGGAGAGCATCCACCTCTTCAACGCATCGACAGGCGCGTCGCTGCGCACGCAATAG
- a CDS encoding FGGY-family carbohydrate kinase, giving the protein MTTSFVCAVDVGTGSARAGILDSDGNLLGRAERPIAMHQPRPDHAEHDSENIWSAVCAAVRAAREKAGVVAADIVGISFDATCSLVVRDRQGGQLSVSVTGEKRWDTIVWLDHRAIAEADECTRSGHAVLDYIGGVMSPEMETPKLMWLKRYLPGTWNEAGYLFDLADFLTWKATGSLARSQCTLTAKWTYLAHEETSWRRDFFKLVGLGDLFEQGNLPEKASPVGADIGSLTAQAAADLGLTEKCRVGAGVIDAYAGALGVLGGFAGDETDISRHLALIAGTSSCVMAMSRDPQPFAGVWGPYYGAALPKLWLSEGGQSATGALLDHIIRWHGAGGEPDAAMHARIARRVAELRAAEGDALAARLHVLPDFHGNRSPLADPHAVGVVSGLTLDSSFDSLCKLYWRTAVGIALGVRHVLEALNENGYLIDTLHVTGGHTKNPLLMELYADATGCTVIEPLADEAVLLGTGMVAATAAGLYPDLNAACVAMQQGGRTRHSNPAAGARFDRDYRIFLEMHRQRQALDAIR; this is encoded by the coding sequence TTGACGACGAGTTTCGTTTGCGCGGTCGATGTCGGCACCGGGAGCGCTCGCGCGGGCATTCTCGACTCCGACGGCAATCTGCTCGGCCGCGCCGAGCGGCCGATCGCCATGCACCAGCCCAGGCCCGATCACGCCGAGCATGATTCGGAAAACATCTGGTCGGCCGTCTGCGCCGCCGTGCGCGCCGCGCGTGAAAAGGCAGGCGTCGTCGCGGCGGATATCGTCGGCATTTCCTTCGACGCCACCTGCTCGCTTGTCGTGCGCGACAGGCAAGGCGGCCAGCTCAGCGTCTCGGTCACCGGCGAGAAACGCTGGGACACCATCGTCTGGCTCGATCATCGCGCCATCGCCGAGGCCGACGAATGCACCAGAAGCGGCCATGCCGTGCTCGACTATATCGGCGGTGTGATGTCGCCGGAAATGGAAACGCCGAAGCTGATGTGGCTGAAGCGCTATCTACCCGGAACGTGGAACGAAGCCGGCTATCTGTTCGATCTCGCCGATTTCCTGACCTGGAAGGCAACCGGCTCGCTCGCCCGCTCGCAATGCACGCTGACGGCCAAATGGACCTATCTGGCGCATGAGGAGACAAGCTGGCGGCGCGATTTCTTCAAGCTCGTCGGCCTCGGCGATCTCTTCGAGCAAGGCAATCTTCCGGAAAAGGCAAGCCCGGTCGGCGCCGATATCGGCTCGCTGACGGCGCAAGCGGCTGCCGATCTCGGCCTGACCGAAAAATGCCGCGTCGGCGCCGGCGTCATTGACGCCTATGCGGGCGCGCTCGGCGTTCTCGGCGGCTTTGCCGGCGACGAGACGGATATCAGCCGGCATCTGGCGCTGATTGCCGGCACCTCGTCCTGCGTCATGGCGATGTCGCGGGATCCGCAACCCTTTGCCGGCGTCTGGGGCCCCTATTATGGCGCGGCGTTACCGAAGCTATGGCTGTCGGAAGGCGGCCAGTCGGCCACCGGCGCGCTGCTCGACCACATCATCCGCTGGCATGGCGCCGGCGGCGAGCCGGATGCGGCCATGCATGCCAGGATCGCCAGGCGCGTCGCCGAGCTGCGCGCCGCGGAGGGCGACGCGCTGGCGGCGCGGCTGCATGTCCTGCCGGATTTCCACGGCAACCGCTCGCCGCTCGCCGACCCGCACGCGGTCGGCGTCGTCAGCGGGCTGACGCTCGATTCCTCCTTCGACAGTCTGTGCAAGCTCTACTGGCGCACCGCCGTCGGCATCGCGCTCGGCGTGCGCCATGTGCTGGAGGCCCTGAACGAGAACGGCTATCTGATTGACACGCTGCACGTCACCGGCGGCCACACCAAGAACCCGCTCTTGATGGAGCTCTATGCCGACGCCACCGGCTGCACCGTCATCGAGCCGCTGGCCGACGAGGCGGTGCTGCTTGGCACCGGCATGGTGGCGGCGACCGCCGCCGGGCTTTACCCCGACCTCAACGCCGCCTGCGTTGCCATGCAGCAGGGCGGCAGGACGCGTCACTCGAACCCGGCCGCCGGCGCCCGCTTCGACCGCGACTACCGGATCTTCCTCGAAATGCACCGCCAGCGCCAGGCGCTCGACGCGATACGATAG
- a CDS encoding HAD family hydrolase, protein MTPELVIFDCDGVLVDSEALSVSALLGMIELAGGTVSEDAAYEHFLGKSMKSVREILGREFRLEISDQHLTAMRVDLMRKFREELKPIPGIKEILPRLGLPYCVASSGTLERIRYALDVTGLLALLEPHLFSAAMVARGKPAPDLFLHAAASMRAHPRKCLVIEDSPAGVAAARAAGMRVFAFTGGSHADNPALKARLASSEPDFIFADMLQLPDLIAGLGARVEAS, encoded by the coding sequence ATGACGCCCGAGCTGGTCATCTTCGACTGTGACGGCGTCCTGGTCGACAGCGAGGCGCTCTCGGTCTCGGCGCTTCTCGGCATGATCGAGCTTGCCGGCGGCACCGTCAGCGAGGACGCCGCCTATGAGCATTTCCTCGGCAAGAGCATGAAGAGCGTGCGCGAGATCCTCGGCCGCGAGTTCCGCCTGGAGATCAGCGACCAGCATCTCACCGCCATGCGCGTCGACCTGATGCGCAAGTTCCGCGAAGAGCTGAAGCCGATCCCCGGCATCAAGGAGATCCTGCCGAGGCTGGGATTGCCTTATTGCGTAGCCTCTTCCGGCACGCTGGAGCGCATCCGCTACGCGCTCGACGTCACCGGCCTTCTGGCCCTGCTGGAGCCGCATCTCTTCAGCGCCGCCATGGTCGCGCGCGGCAAGCCGGCGCCGGACCTGTTCCTCCACGCCGCCGCCAGCATGCGGGCGCATCCGCGCAAATGCCTGGTCATCGAGGACAGCCCGGCCGGCGTCGCCGCGGCGCGGGCGGCGGGCATGCGCGTCTTTGCCTTCACCGGCGGATCGCACGCTGACAACCCCGCGCTGAAGGCGCGGCTTGCGTCAAGTGAACCGGACTTTATATTCGCTGACATGCTGCAATTGCCCGATCTGATTGCAGGCCTGGGAGCGAGAGTAGAAGCATCTTGA
- a CDS encoding mannitol dehydrogenase family protein, giving the protein MTVKLSSSNLATLPSKVSGPKYDRSSLKAGIVHFGVGNFHRSHQAVYLDDLFNSGLGHDWALIGAGVFEGEKAGRARLQEQDWLTTVVEQDQGHMSARVTGAMVDFLMPGDAAAIIEQLADPAIKIVSLTITEGGYFIDPASGKFNPAHPDIVADAQPGAAPKTVFGIILAGLVRRRADGIVPFTVMSCDNIPHNGHVTSDGVIGLARLIDENLAGWVRDNVAFPNGMVDRITPATTDRERGILANDFGLEDNWPVFCEPFKQWVLEDHFTAGRPPLEKAGVQFVKDVSPYELMKIRILNGGHATIAYPAGLMEIHFVHEAMQEPLVRGFLAKLERDEIIPTVPPVPDTVLEDYYQLIERRFSNPKIGDTIRRLCLDGSNRQPKFIIPTIADRLKAGKGVAGLALESALWCRYCFGTTDSGAVIEPNDPNWDRMQATAKAAKDTPGAWLAMDDIYGDVGRSPVFAQAFAHALNVLWANGARETLTRYLAGKL; this is encoded by the coding sequence ATGACAGTGAAACTCTCTTCCTCGAACCTCGCAACGCTTCCCTCGAAGGTTTCCGGCCCGAAATACGACCGCTCCTCCCTGAAAGCCGGCATCGTTCATTTCGGCGTCGGCAACTTCCACCGCTCGCACCAGGCCGTCTATCTCGACGACCTGTTCAATTCCGGGCTCGGCCATGACTGGGCGCTGATCGGTGCCGGCGTGTTCGAGGGCGAGAAGGCCGGCCGCGCCAGGCTTCAGGAGCAGGATTGGCTGACCACCGTGGTGGAGCAGGACCAAGGCCATATGAGCGCCCGCGTCACCGGCGCGATGGTCGATTTCCTGATGCCGGGCGATGCTGCCGCGATCATCGAGCAGCTCGCCGATCCGGCGATCAAGATCGTGTCGTTGACCATCACCGAAGGCGGCTATTTCATCGACCCTGCCTCGGGCAAGTTCAACCCGGCGCATCCCGATATCGTCGCCGACGCTCAGCCGGGGGCCGCGCCGAAAACGGTCTTCGGCATCATCCTTGCCGGTCTGGTGCGCCGGCGCGCCGACGGCATCGTGCCGTTCACCGTCATGTCCTGCGACAACATCCCCCACAATGGTCACGTCACCTCAGACGGCGTCATAGGCCTGGCCCGGCTGATCGATGAGAATCTGGCCGGTTGGGTGAGGGACAACGTCGCCTTCCCGAACGGCATGGTCGACCGCATCACGCCGGCCACCACCGACCGAGAGCGCGGTATCCTGGCCAATGATTTCGGGCTGGAAGACAACTGGCCGGTCTTCTGCGAGCCGTTCAAGCAATGGGTGCTGGAGGATCATTTCACCGCCGGCCGGCCTCCACTGGAAAAGGCCGGCGTGCAGTTCGTCAAGGATGTCTCGCCTTACGAGCTGATGAAGATCCGCATTCTCAACGGCGGCCACGCCACCATCGCCTATCCGGCCGGGTTGATGGAGATCCATTTCGTCCATGAGGCGATGCAGGAGCCGCTGGTGCGCGGCTTCCTCGCCAAGCTGGAGCGCGACGAGATCATCCCGACCGTGCCGCCGGTGCCGGACACGGTGCTCGAGGATTACTACCAGCTCATCGAGCGCCGCTTCTCCAACCCCAAGATCGGCGACACCATCCGCCGGCTCTGCCTCGATGGCTCCAACCGGCAGCCGAAATTCATCATCCCGACCATCGCCGACCGGCTGAAGGCGGGCAAAGGCGTGGCGGGTCTCGCGCTGGAGTCAGCACTCTGGTGCCGCTACTGCTTCGGCACCACCGACAGCGGCGCCGTCATCGAGCCGAACGATCCGAACTGGGATCGGATGCAGGCGACCGCGAAGGCCGCGAAGGACACGCCCGGCGCCTGGCTTGCCATGGACGACATCTATGGCGATGTCGGCCGCTCGCCCGTTTTCGCGCAAGCCTTTGCCCATGCGCTCAACGTGCTGTGGGCGAACGGTGCGCGCGAAACCTTGACGCGCTACCTCGCCGGCAAGCTCTGA
- a CDS encoding L-iditol 2-dehydrogenase → MRLKGKSALITGSARGIGRAFAEAYAREGAAVAIADINLEAAEATAKDIGSAAYAIRLDVTDPSSIEAAVKAVEAKAGGLDILINNAALFDLAPIVEISRASYDRLFSVNVAGTLFMLQAAARSMIARGKGGRIINMASQAGRRGEPLVAVYCATKAAVISLTQSAGLDLIKHRINVNAIAPGVVDGEHWDHVDSLFAKYENRPKGEKKRLVGESVPYGRMGRAEDLTGMAVFLASDEAEYIVAQTYNVDGGQWMS, encoded by the coding sequence AGGCTGAAGGGCAAATCGGCGCTGATCACCGGATCGGCGCGCGGCATCGGCCGGGCCTTCGCCGAAGCCTATGCGCGCGAAGGCGCCGCGGTAGCGATCGCCGACATCAACCTCGAAGCGGCCGAAGCGACCGCGAAGGATATCGGCTCTGCCGCTTACGCGATCCGGCTTGACGTCACCGACCCGTCCTCGATCGAGGCCGCCGTGAAGGCGGTCGAGGCCAAGGCCGGCGGTCTCGACATCCTGATCAACAATGCCGCGCTGTTCGACCTGGCGCCGATCGTCGAGATCAGCCGCGCGAGCTACGACAGACTGTTCTCTGTTAACGTCGCCGGCACGCTGTTCATGCTGCAGGCGGCCGCCCGCTCGATGATCGCGCGTGGCAAAGGCGGCAGGATCATCAATATGGCGAGTCAGGCCGGGCGTCGCGGCGAGCCGCTGGTCGCGGTCTATTGCGCCACCAAGGCTGCCGTCATCTCGCTGACCCAGTCGGCCGGGCTCGACCTGATCAAGCACCGCATCAACGTCAACGCCATCGCGCCCGGCGTCGTCGACGGCGAGCACTGGGATCACGTCGATTCGCTGTTCGCCAAATACGAGAACCGGCCGAAAGGCGAGAAGAAGCGGCTGGTTGGCGAAAGCGTGCCCTATGGCCGCATGGGCCGAGCGGAAGACCTGACCGGCATGGCGGTTTTCCTTGCCAGCGACGAGGCCGAATACATTGTCGCCCAGACCTACAACGTCGACGGCGGTCAATGGATGAGTTGA